From the Solanum pennellii chromosome 4, SPENNV200 genome, one window contains:
- the LOC107016944 gene encoding uncharacterized protein LOC107016944: MAAPLNLEEGQSSHRPPRFNGHFYSWWKVRMHDYLMAEDSELWDIVLDGPFVPMMDEKDGEKTITVPKPRQKYDEADRKKIEKGFKAKTLLVCGIGPDEYNRVSACESAKEIWDCLKTAHEGTEQVKESKIDMLTSQYENFKMKEGETIHDMFTKLSSITNELRSLGEPISMTKQVRKVLRILPKSWESKVDAITEAKDLKVLTMDALIGNLKTHEMNRNYDLSKKEAKKDKSLMLKYKSDEDSSDDDDMAYLISRFQKIVRRNKIYKKGTNGTRNAAQGDTCYKCGKSGHFIRECPLLKNENKEHQKHRGDKENRRDLVPGNRDRKAAADMVVKRALAAWGDSSSDSEDPDEPKDVSMVAVHEEGTVFNEITLAKVMLDSVIELTSERDTMIVELEILTENKGQFEDTMSRMASLELNNSELKNQLCQFTEEAEKLNGKPNGLQAEIHEKLKNSETNLRLSLEKNNKLEQDIVKLKEELEKSLKWTKSSKLLSNVTNQSNFNKKGLGSLNISPPYNPHSKYVFVSDNLLCLHCGKNGHLKNECVNWRNSCERYSNYAERQNAPNERPGPTEPKDSKSTILDQELSDHSFVCLLGTQAEMGSQA; the protein is encoded by the exons atggctgctccactAAATCTCGAAGAAGGTCAGTCGTCACACAGACCTCCtcgtttcaatggacatttctacagttggtggaaagttagaatgcatgaCTACCTCATGGCTGAAGACAGCGAGTTATGGGATATCGTACTGGATGGACCATTTGTTCCGATGATGGATGAAAAGGATGGAGAGAAGACTATCACTGTTCCAAAGCCTAGGCAGAAATATGACGAAGCTGAcaggaaaaagattgaaaaaggtTTCAAAGCTAAAACTCTCCTGGTTTGTGggataggacctgatgagtATAACAGAGTGTCAGCCTGTGAGTCTGCTAAAGAAATTTGGGATTGCTTGAAGACTGCAcatgaaggaactgaacaagtcaaagaatcTAAGATTGACATGCTTACCTCACAATATGagaacttcaaaatgaaggaaggagaaacaATACATGACATGTTCACCAAGCTGTCTTCCATTACAAATGAGCTGCGAAGTCTGGGTGAACCTATAAGCATGACCAAACAAGTCAGGAAAGTGCTTCGAATTCTTCCAAAGTCTTGGGAGAGCAAAGTTGATGCCATTACAGAAGCCAAGGACTTGAAGGTGCTGACTATGGATGCTTTGATTGGTAATCTGAAAACACATGAGATGAATCGAAACTATGATTTGTCAAAGAAGGAAGCCAAGAAGGACAAGTCATTGATGCTAAAGTATAAATCAGATGAAGATtcaagtgatgatgatgatatggcataCCTCATTagtagatttcaaaaaattgtgaggagaaacaaaatttataaaaagggAACTAATGGGACTCGAAATGCTGCTCAAGGTGATACTtgctacaagtgtggaaaaTCTGGGCATTTCATCAGAGAGTGTCCTTTGCTTAAGAATGAAAACAAGGAACATCAAAAACACAGGGGTGACAAGGAAAacagaagggacctggtacctgGTAACAGAGATCGTAAAGCTGCTGCTGATATGGTTGTAAAAAGggctcttgctgcatggggGGATTCTTCTAGTGACTCAGAAGATCCTGATGAGCCAAAGGATGTGTCAATGGTTGCTGTGCATGAGGAGGGAACTGtcttcaatgaaat aacctTGGCAAAAGTCATGTTAGATTCTGTGATAGAGTTAACATCTGAAAGAGATACCATGAttgttgaacttgaaattttaacTGAAAACAAAGGTCAATTTGAAGACACAATGTCAAGAATGGCGTCTCTAGAGTTAAATAACTCTGAACTTAAGAATCAGTTGTGTCAGTTTACTGAAGAAGCTGAAAAGCTGAATGGAAAGCCAAATGGATTGCAAgctgaaattcatgaaaaattgaagaactCTGAGACAAATCTCAGGTTGTCACTTGAAAAGAATAACAAATTAGAACAGGATATTGTGAAACTTAAGGAggaacttgaaaaatctcttaagtggacCAAATCCTCAAAGTTGCTGTCAAATGTGACAAATCAGAGTAATTTTAATAAGAAAGGACTAGGAAGTCTGAACATAAGTCCTCCTTATAATCCTCATAGTAAGTATGTGtttgtgtctgacaatctgtTGTGTTTGCATTGTGGTAAGAATGGACATTTGAAGAATGAGTGTGTTAATTGGAGAAACTCATGTGAAAGATACTCTAATTATGCTGAAAGACAAAATGCACCAAATGAGAGACCTGGTCCTACAGAGCCT AAAGATTCAAAGTCTACCATATTGGACCAAGAACTATCTGATCACTCCTTTGTCTGCCTACTGGGAACTCAAGctgaaatgggttcccaagcttaa
- the LOC107017556 gene encoding uncharacterized protein LOC107017556, whose protein sequence is MASSSTEIDSVWSSLFHSPISELRGSNSKTDAFSSEESSSGQQLQDYNNNNLLALYRNATIHHNKFIQETLLNLLLRNDLHYNLYNQVEKFVQKPIILKLFLTNR, encoded by the exons ATGGCCAGCAGCAGCACGGAGATAGACAGCGTCTGGTCTTCTCTTTTTCATTCTCCAATCAGCGAGCTACGAGGAAGCAACTCCAAAACAGACGCCTTCTCCTCCGAAGAGTCGAGCTCTGGACAACAGCTACAAGACTACAATAACAA TAACTTGCTTGCTTTATACCGGAATGCCACAATACACCATAATAAGTTCATTCAG GAAACACTTCTTAATTTGTTACTACGAAATGACCTTCACTACAACTTGTATAATCAAGTAGAAAAATTTGTTCAAAAGCCCATCATTTTGAAGCTCTTTCTAACCAATAG GTGA
- the LOC107016945 gene encoding bZIP transcription factor 17-like: MCTEVFKFDVSSSASDISMEENQNGTRLHRNRRTLNDLPASPSRPSHSISEEQTGTNGKQENKSLSSMVVSVLVDGDGVIGPKSVSRIFVVVLIDSVKYVTYSCMLPFKGSAPLVNAPEDGAFI, from the coding sequence ATGTGTACAGAAGTGTTCAAGTTTGATGTGTCATCTTCTGCTAGCGATATATCTATGGAAGAAAACCAGAATGGCACGCGCCTCCACAGAAATAGAAGGACCCTCAATGACCTTCCAGCTTCCCCTTCTAGACCCTCTCACAGCATTTCTGAAGAACAAACTGGAACAAATGGAAAACAAGAGAACAAGTCACTTTCGTCCATGGTAGTATCTGTTCTGGTTGATGGTGATGGCGTCATAGGTCCGAAGTCGGTCTCTCGGATATTCGTTGTTGTGCTTATTGATAGTGTCAAATATGTAACCTATTCTTGCATGCTTCCGTTTAAAGGATCTGCTCCTCTAGTGAATGCCCCTGAAGATGGAGCGTTCATATAG